The following are encoded together in the Bubalus kerabau isolate K-KA32 ecotype Philippines breed swamp buffalo chromosome 3, PCC_UOA_SB_1v2, whole genome shotgun sequence genome:
- the RPA2 gene encoding replication protein A 32 kDa subunit has translation MWNSGFESYSSSSFGGAGGYTQSPGGFGSPTASQAEKKSRARAQHIVPCTISQLLSATLVDEVFRIGNVEISQVTIVGIIRNAEKAATNIVYKIDDMTAAPMDVRQWVDTDDASSENTVVPPETYVKVAGHLRSFQNKKSLVAFKIMPLEDMNEFTTHILEVVNAHMMLSKSNSQLSAGRAPISNPGMGEAGNFGGSNFIPANGLTVAQNQVLNLIKACPRPEGLNFQDLKNQLQHMSVASIKLAVDFLSNEGHIYSTVDDDHFKSTDAE, from the exons ATGTGGAATA GTGGATTTGAAAGCTATAGCAGCTCCTCTTTCGGGGGAGCCGGCGGCTACACACAGTCCCCTGGGGGCTTTGGATCTCCGACAGCTTCCCAGGCCGAAAAGAAATCC AGAGCTCGAGCTCAGCACATTGTACCCTGTACCATATCTCAGCTGCTTTCTGCTACTCTGGTTGATGAAGTATTCAGAATTGGAAATGTTGAGATTTCACAG GTCACTATTGTGGGGATTATCAGAAATGCAGAGAAGGCTGCAACCAACATTGTTTACAAGATAGATGACATGACAGCTGCACCCATGGATGTTCGCCAGTGGGTTGACACAGAT GATGCCAGCAGTGAAAACACTGTGGTCCCTCCAGAAACATATGTGAAAGTGGCTGGTCATCTGAGATCTTTCCAg aacaAGAAAAGCCTGGTAGCCTTTAAGATCATGCCCCTGGAGGATATGAATGAGTTCACCACACACATTCTGGAAGTAGTCAATGCACACATGATGCTGAGCAAGTCGAACAGCCAG CTTTCAGCAGGGAGAGCACCTATCAGCAATCCAGGAATGGGTGAAGCTGGGAACTTCGGTGGGAGTAACTTCATACCAGCAAATGGCCTCACTGTGGCCCAGAACCAG GTGCTGAATTTGATCAAGGCTTGCCCAAGACCTGAAGGATTGAACTTTCAGGATCTCAAGAACCAACTCCAACACATGTCCGTAGCCTCAATCAA gctAGCTGTGGATTTTCTAAGCAACGAGGGACACATCTATTCCACCGTGGATGATGATCATTTTAAATCCACAGACGCAGAATAA